In a single window of the Necator americanus strain Aroian chromosome X, whole genome shotgun sequence genome:
- a CDS encoding hypothetical protein (NECATOR_CHRX.G22462.T2), with product MVEIVEMPSMNVDDPSPCPQCPKTFANVRLLQQHQQMFHSDKSFVCEICGKAFRFRSNLAEHRSVHTALKPYVCKYCGKSSRLKGNLTKHILKHHKKEQNEQIGKDDIIIKKGKKSVKDPAAVDFLEKSMIVMAQNTTNESTTLTLLPQDENNEQERSILISLGLDYNHSLDLRDSPDASASPENGTYNTMKPEYIEDQSYGSPLPNNTVGGETSLAALIASVGSPPHLNNSKTQCSECGKHFRKSSSLHVHMTLNHGFPPPESIGSSEEKTSECEATTDENCLRTELRAMRSLVSDLKAQIVDMRQAQAAPNTEQMLSGMDTRIGRLEKQLEVALNSIYTLVQLTTGMNNNVTRFREDAVDQLKGIRAHLDSVNRFVL from the exons ATGGTTGAGATAGTTGAAATGCCATCTATGAACGTTGACGATCCCTCTCCTTGTCCACAATGTCCGAAAACGTTTGCAAATGTCAGACTTCTTCAACAGCACCAACAAATGTTTCATTCTGATAAG TCATTCGTTTGTGAGATATGCGGGAAAGCTTTTCGTTTTCGATCGAATCTCGCGGAACATCGCTCTGTCCATACAGCGTTGAAGCCTTACGTATGCAAGTATTGCGGGAAGAGTAGCCGGCTGAAAG gaAATCTCACCAAACATATACTTAAGCACCATAAAAAGGAGCAGAACGAACAGATAGGGAAAGATGACATTATTATTAAGAAG GGTAAAAAATCGGTTAAGGACCCTGCGGCGGtggattttctggagaaatcgATGATTGTCATGGCTCAAAATACTACAAACGAATCAACAACGCTTACTCTTTTACCACAGgatgaaaacaatgaacaGGAGAG GTCAATCTTAATTTCGCTTGGACTTGATTACAACCACTCGCTGGATCTTCGAGACAGCCCGGACGCAAGCGCGAGCCCAGAAAATG GCACGTATAACACGATGAAACCGGAATACATAGAGGATCAATCTTATGGTAGTCCACTGCCGAACAATACA GTTGGAGGTGAAACGTCCCTGGCCGCTCTGATTGCATCGGTTGGTTCGCCTCCTCATCTAAACAACAGCAAGACCCAGTGTTCCGAATGTGGTAAACATTTTCGCAAAA GTTCCTCTTTGCACGTTCATATGACGCTTAATCATGGATTTCCTCCACCAGAATCTATTGGATcttcagaggaaaaaacaaGCGAGTGCGAAGCAACTACTGACGAAAACTGCCTTCGGACCGAATTAAGAGCTATGCGAAGTTTGGTATCAGATTTGAAGGCTCAAATTGTTGATATGCGTCAAGCTCAGGCAGCCCCTAACACAGAGCAG ATGTTATCTGGTATGGACACTCGCATCGGACGTTTGGAGAAACAGCTCGAAGTAGCGCTGAATTCCATCTATACCCTTGTACAGTTAACCACTGGTATGAACAACAACGTAACACGTTTTCGGGAAGACGCCGTGGATCAACTCAAAGGTATCCGCGCCCATCTCGACTCAGT GAAtcgttttgttctttga
- a CDS encoding hypothetical protein (NECATOR_CHRX.G22462.T3): protein MVEIVEMPSMNVDDPSPCPQCPKTFANVRLLQQHQQMFHSDKSFVCEICGKAFRFRSNLAEHRSVHTALKPYVCKYCGKSSRLKGNLTKHILKHHKKEQNEQIGKDDIIIKKDPAAVDFLEKSMIVMAQNTTNESTTLTLLPQDENNEQERSILISLGLDYNHSLDLRDSPDASASPENGTYNTMKPEYIEDQSYGSPLPNNTVGGETSLAALIASVGSPPHLNNSKTQCSECGKHFRKSSSLHVHMTLNHGFPPPESIGSSEEKTSECEATTDENCLRTELRAMRSLVSDLKAQIVDMRQAQAAPNTEQMLSGMDTRIGRLEKQLEVALNSIYTLVQLTTGMNNNVTRFREDAVDQLKGIRAHLDSVNRFVL from the exons ATGGTTGAGATAGTTGAAATGCCATCTATGAACGTTGACGATCCCTCTCCTTGTCCACAATGTCCGAAAACGTTTGCAAATGTCAGACTTCTTCAACAGCACCAACAAATGTTTCATTCTGATAAG TCATTCGTTTGTGAGATATGCGGGAAAGCTTTTCGTTTTCGATCGAATCTCGCGGAACATCGCTCTGTCCATACAGCGTTGAAGCCTTACGTATGCAAGTATTGCGGGAAGAGTAGCCGGCTGAAAG gaAATCTCACCAAACATATACTTAAGCACCATAAAAAGGAGCAGAACGAACAGATAGGGAAAGATGACATTATTATTAAGAAG GACCCTGCGGCGGtggattttctggagaaatcgATGATTGTCATGGCTCAAAATACTACAAACGAATCAACAACGCTTACTCTTTTACCACAGgatgaaaacaatgaacaGGAGAG GTCAATCTTAATTTCGCTTGGACTTGATTACAACCACTCGCTGGATCTTCGAGACAGCCCGGACGCAAGCGCGAGCCCAGAAAATG GCACGTATAACACGATGAAACCGGAATACATAGAGGATCAATCTTATGGTAGTCCACTGCCGAACAATACA GTTGGAGGTGAAACGTCCCTGGCCGCTCTGATTGCATCGGTTGGTTCGCCTCCTCATCTAAACAACAGCAAGACCCAGTGTTCCGAATGTGGTAAACATTTTCGCAAAA GTTCCTCTTTGCACGTTCATATGACGCTTAATCATGGATTTCCTCCACCAGAATCTATTGGATcttcagaggaaaaaacaaGCGAGTGCGAAGCAACTACTGACGAAAACTGCCTTCGGACCGAATTAAGAGCTATGCGAAGTTTGGTATCAGATTTGAAGGCTCAAATTGTTGATATGCGTCAAGCTCAGGCAGCCCCTAACACAGAGCAG ATGTTATCTGGTATGGACACTCGCATCGGACGTTTGGAGAAACAGCTCGAAGTAGCGCTGAATTCCATCTATACCCTTGTACAGTTAACCACTGGTATGAACAACAACGTAACACGTTTTCGGGAAGACGCCGTGGATCAACTCAAAGGTATCCGCGCCCATCTCGACTCAGT GAAtcgttttgttctttga
- a CDS encoding hypothetical protein (NECATOR_CHRX.G22462.T1), whose amino-acid sequence MVEIVEMPSMNVDDPSPCPQCPKTFANVRLLQQHQQMFHSDKSFVCEICGKAFRFRSNLAEHRSVHTALKPYVCKYCGKSSRLKGNLTKHILKHHKKEQNEQIGKDDIIIKKGKKSVKDPAAVDFLEKSMIVMAQNTTNESTTLTLLPQDENNEQERSILISLGLDYNHSLDLRDSPDASASPENGTYNTMKPEYIEDQSYGSPLPNNTVGGETSLAALIASVGSPPHLNNSKTQCSECGKHFRKSSSLHVHMTLNHGFPPPESIGSSEEKTSECEATTDENCLRTELRAMRSLVSDLKAQIVDMRQAQAAPNTEQMLSGMDTRIGRLEKQLEVALNSIYTLVQLTTGMNNNVTRFREDAVDQLKGIRAHLDSVSV is encoded by the exons ATGGTTGAGATAGTTGAAATGCCATCTATGAACGTTGACGATCCCTCTCCTTGTCCACAATGTCCGAAAACGTTTGCAAATGTCAGACTTCTTCAACAGCACCAACAAATGTTTCATTCTGATAAG TCATTCGTTTGTGAGATATGCGGGAAAGCTTTTCGTTTTCGATCGAATCTCGCGGAACATCGCTCTGTCCATACAGCGTTGAAGCCTTACGTATGCAAGTATTGCGGGAAGAGTAGCCGGCTGAAAG gaAATCTCACCAAACATATACTTAAGCACCATAAAAAGGAGCAGAACGAACAGATAGGGAAAGATGACATTATTATTAAGAAG GGTAAAAAATCGGTTAAGGACCCTGCGGCGGtggattttctggagaaatcgATGATTGTCATGGCTCAAAATACTACAAACGAATCAACAACGCTTACTCTTTTACCACAGgatgaaaacaatgaacaGGAGAG GTCAATCTTAATTTCGCTTGGACTTGATTACAACCACTCGCTGGATCTTCGAGACAGCCCGGACGCAAGCGCGAGCCCAGAAAATG GCACGTATAACACGATGAAACCGGAATACATAGAGGATCAATCTTATGGTAGTCCACTGCCGAACAATACA GTTGGAGGTGAAACGTCCCTGGCCGCTCTGATTGCATCGGTTGGTTCGCCTCCTCATCTAAACAACAGCAAGACCCAGTGTTCCGAATGTGGTAAACATTTTCGCAAAA GTTCCTCTTTGCACGTTCATATGACGCTTAATCATGGATTTCCTCCACCAGAATCTATTGGATcttcagaggaaaaaacaaGCGAGTGCGAAGCAACTACTGACGAAAACTGCCTTCGGACCGAATTAAGAGCTATGCGAAGTTTGGTATCAGATTTGAAGGCTCAAATTGTTGATATGCGTCAAGCTCAGGCAGCCCCTAACACAGAGCAG ATGTTATCTGGTATGGACACTCGCATCGGACGTTTGGAGAAACAGCTCGAAGTAGCGCTGAATTCCATCTATACCCTTGTACAGTTAACCACTGGTATGAACAACAACGTAACACGTTTTCGGGAAGACGCCGTGGATCAACTCAAAGGTATCCGCGCCCATCTCGACTCAGTGTCAGTATAG
- a CDS encoding hypothetical protein (NECATOR_CHRX.G22463.T2): protein MVYYSDLRSEMHNPHSQNIARDGMANPAQRVHWADNNGSHLIGQPCEQAGFRKGFSTIDHIHTVSRLIEVSREYKMPLCLTFIDLKKAFDSVETEAVVEALDNQGVPTQYIKVLRELYKGVRQGDTISPKIFTATLENAMRKLEWDDMGVKIDGRQLHHLRFADDIVLITPSISQAERMLTEFAETCGCIGLELNLQKTMFMRNGWISDAPFTLNGTNISECTSYVYLGRELNMMNDLAPELGRRRRALGAYKSIEDVVKKTKNTRLRAHLSTPPYFLL from the exons ATGGTCTATTACTCTGATTTACGCAGCGAAATGCATAATCCACATTCTCAAAACATTGCTCGTGACGGCATGGCGAATCCAGCCCAACGAGTGCATTGGGCTGATAACAATGGCAGCCACTTGATCG gacaaccatgcgagcaagcagggtttcgaaaaggattcagcacgatcgaccatattcacactgtttcgagactcatcgaggtatcacgagagtacaagatgccgctctgtctcactttcatcgacttgaagaaggcctttgactcagttgagacggaagcggtcgtggaagccttggacaaccaaggcgttcccactcagtacataaaggtgcttcgagagttgtaca agggggttcgacagggtgatacaatctcacccaaaatattcacagccaccctcgagaacgcaatgcgaaagttggaatgggacgacatgggagtgaagatcgatggtcggcagctacaccatttgcgctttgctgatgacatcgtactgataacacctagcatcagccaagcggaacgaatgctgaccgaattcgccgaaacatgtggatgcatcggtcttgagctgaatcttcaaaagacgatgttcatgcggaacggatggatctcggatgccccattcacgctcaacggaacgaacatatccgaatgcaccagctacgtctatctgggtcgggaattgaacatgatgaacgacctggcccccgagctgggcaggaggagaagagcgctaggagcgtacaagagcatcgaggacgtagtgaaaaagaccaagaacacccggctccgtgctcacctctcaacaccaccgtacttcctgctttga
- a CDS encoding hypothetical protein (NECATOR_CHRX.G22463.T1) has product MPLCLTFIDLKKAFDSVETEAVVEALDNQGVPTQYIKVLRELYKGVRQGDTISPKIFTATLENAMRKLEWDDMGVKIDGRQLHHLRFADDIVLITPSISQAERMLTEFAETCGCIGLELNLQKTMFMRNGWISDAPFTLNGTNISECTSYVYLGRELNMMNDLAPELGRRRRALGAYKSIEDVVKKTKNTRLRAHLSTPPYFLL; this is encoded by the exons atgccgctctgtctcactttcatcgacttgaagaaggcctttgactcagttgagacggaagcggtcgtggaagccttggacaaccaaggcgttcccactcagtacataaaggtgcttcgagagttgtaca agggggttcgacagggtgatacaatctcacccaaaatattcacagccaccctcgagaacgcaatgcgaaagttggaatgggacgacatgggagtgaagatcgatggtcggcagctacaccatttgcgctttgctgatgacatcgtactgataacacctagcatcagccaagcggaacgaatgctgaccgaattcgccgaaacatgtggatgcatcggtcttgagctgaatcttcaaaagacgatgttcatgcggaacggatggatctcggatgccccattcacgctcaacggaacgaacatatccgaatgcaccagctacgtctatctgggtcgggaattgaacatgatgaacgacctggcccccgagctgggcaggaggagaagagcgctaggagcgtacaagagcatcgaggacgtagtgaaaaagaccaagaacacccggctccgtgctcacctctcaacaccaccgtacttcctgctttga
- a CDS encoding hypothetical protein (NECATOR_CHRX.G22464.T1), whose protein sequence is MRKLEWDDMGVKIDGRQLHHLRFADDIVLITPSISQAERMLTEFAETCGCIGLELNLQKTMFMRNGWISDAPFTLNGTNISECTSYVYLGRELNMMNDLAPELGRRRRALGAYKSIEDVVKKTKNTRLRAHLSTPPYFLL, encoded by the coding sequence atgcgaaagttggaatgggacgacatgggagtgaagatcgatggtcggcagctacaccatttgcgctttgctgatgacatcgtactgataacacctagcatcagccaagcggaacgaatgctgaccgaattcgccgaaacatgtggatgcatcggtcttgagctgaatcttcaaaagacgatgttcatgcggaacggatggatctcggatgccccattcacgctcaacggaacgaacatatccgaatgcaccagctacgtctatctgggtcgggaattgaacatgatgaacgacctggcccccgagctgggcaggaggagaagagcgctaggagcgtacaagagcatcgaggacgtagtgaaaaagaccaagaacacccggctccgtgctcacctctcaacaccaccgtacttcctgctttga